From the genome of Papaver somniferum cultivar HN1 chromosome 2, ASM357369v1, whole genome shotgun sequence, one region includes:
- the LOC113351979 gene encoding uncharacterized protein LOC113351979: protein MEKGICSPIRELTRGTKSKIKVHVLKKWENIDFNTHEVLSLDITLIDEEGDQIHASIPKDYMSIHGPKLTEGEAFYIENFDIGDPLGFHRPVVNEKKMIWRCDTFFKKANEKMSVIPKFKFAFMEFEDAKSRFTENNKHLIDVIDRLTILGRKKQILRKDGHETTLKELTIENTRGMSMRVSLFGNASEQISEEIAGDPETIVIIIIASACLRKFGFLSTSICLVPVEDVALVPGEDVAAWSSSNKD, encoded by the exons ATGGAAAAAGGCATTTGTAGTCCCATCAGGGAACTTACTAGAGGAACCAAATCCAAAATAAAGGTGCATGTTCTTAAAAAATGGGAAAACATAGATTTCAACACGCATGAAGTGCTAAGTCTGGATATCACACTCATCGACGAGGAG GGAGATCAGATACACGCTAGCATACCAAAAGACTACATGTCTATCCATGGACCAAAACTAACAGAAGGAGAAGCGTTTTACATAGAGAACTTCGACATTGGAGATCCTCTAGGATTTCATCGTCCCGTggtgaatgaaaaaaaaatgatctgGAGATGTGATACTTTTTTCAAGAAAGCTAACGAAAAAATGTCAGTTATACCGAAATTCAAGTTCGCTTTTATGGAGTTTGAAGATGCAAAATCGAGGTTCACTGAGAACAACAAACATCTGATAG ATGTTATTGACAGACTAACAATACTGggtagaaagaaacaaattttaaGAAAAGATGGACATGAAACTACTCTGAAAGAACTGACGATAGAAAACACAAG GGGAATGTCTATGCGGGTCTCACTGTTTGGTAATGCTTCTGAACAAATCAGTGAGGAAATTGCGGGTGATCCTGAAACAATAGTAATTATAATTATAGCATCAGCATGTTTGAGAAAATTTG GTTTTTTATCCACTAGCATATGCTTAGTTCCTGTAGAAGATGTTGCATTAGTTCCTGGAGAAGATGTTGCTGCTTGGTCCTCTTCAAATAAGGATTAG
- the LOC113353965 gene encoding uncharacterized protein LOC113353965, protein MFCHDNQQEPRSNITASGHLFANTNSYSGQLYMSITASREGLKILIKNSDKHPIGFTKNIVYKEVFNKLHPGVIQVADTPTQMQISETTTYNASVLQVVETAIATAIPETPRGTTECQNHDPSEVAEFDNNNALDDDRHPKKKKTSFPCTSKFYRVVYQRILIDVDGQGHSNP, encoded by the exons ATGTTTTGCCATGACAATCAACAAGAGCCAAGGTCAAACATTACAGCAAGTGGGCATCTATTTGCCAACACCAATTCTTACTCTGGACAGCTATATATGTCCATAACGGCATCAAGAGAAGGTTTGAAGATTCTGATAAAGAATAGTGATAAACATCCAATAGGTTTTACAAAGAATATTGTCTACAAAGAGGTCTTCAATAAATTACACCCAG GTGTCATTCAGGTTGCAGACACTCCAACACAAATGCAAATTTCAGAAACTACAACATATAATGCAAGTGTCCTTCAAGTTGTAGAAACTGCAATTGCAACTGCAATTCCAGAAACTCCAAGGGGAACCACAGAATGCCAGAATCATGACCCATCTGAAGTAGCTGAATTCGACAATAACAATGCCTTAGATGATGATAGAcatccaaagaaaaaaaagacgagTTTTCCGTGTACATCCAAATTCTACAGGGTGGTCTACCAACGAATCTTAATCGACGTAGATGGCCAAGGACATTCCAACCCTTAA